A stretch of DNA from Desulfosarcina ovata subsp. ovata:
GAAGGCGCATTTCTTCCACCAGCAACCCCGGGAGGCGGCATAGGGCCTTACCGGTACCGGTGAAAGATAGCGGTCCATGCCCATGTCCGAAAAGTCATAGCCGGTTGTCGACGGCGCGTCCGGACGGCTGCCCGTGCACATCGATATCAATCGCGCCTCTCCCGGACCGCCCACCAGTTCGTCCACCAGGCCGTGAAACGGGTTGCCCAGCCCCGGTATGTTCAGCCACGACGTGACCAGCCCGCCGCCGCAAACGATGGTAGCCCCGCCAAGCATGCTGCGGATACAGCCGATCATGGCAAAGGCGCACAGGGCCTGACTCATGAAATTGATCGACAGGCCGACCACATGGGGTTCCCGTTCCTTGAACAGCTCTTCCAGTTGCGATGAAAAAATGGGGAAAAAGGGATTGTCCCGAAACGTTTCGGCGGCCCGGATCAGGTCGCCGCTGCGCACCGGAGATAGGTCCGGATGCGTATAGTTGGCCAGCGAGAGGGCGACGCCGGCGGGTTTTCCGGCGGCGTAGAGGACCCGGTTGAGATCCATGACGGCCCGTTTGTAGCGGTCCCGGTTACCGTACAGGGAGATCGATCGAAGGGCATCCGTATTCTCCCGGCGGTGGGCCAGGGCCCGGCGCGTCCAGGTGTCGGTGGCATCGGCCGCCGGTTTCGCCAGCAGCCCCAGGATACCGTCCAGACTGGCGTCCCAGGTTCTGCAGTCGATGCCATCAGCGCGCAGGGCAGCGGCCAGTTTGGCCAGCCCGGCCGGCGGTTCGCCGGGTTTGGCCACCGGCGGGTGGATGAGGAGGATGGATTGGTTTTTCATCCCTCCAGCTCGGCCAGCCGCTTGGCGAACTTTTTCTCCAGCCGTTGTCGCTGTTCGTCGGCAGCTTCCATTTCGGCAAAACGGGTCTCGATGATTTCCTGGCAGCTGCGGATCTTCTGGGAAAGAGAAGCGATTTGCGCACCGTCCCCCGCCTGGGAGGCGTCGACCATCTCCTGGTTGAATTGTTCCAGCCGGGTTTCGTTCGCCTCGATCTCCCGCTCGGCGGCGGCGATGGTTTCCTCCATGGGCTTGAGCACCTTGGATTTCTCGGTGATGACCTCCGAGCGCAGGCGGCGCAGCTCCTTTTTGGTAAACCGGGGTGCCGCGGCCGGTTCTCCGGCGTCCGGGTCGTCCCGGCGGCGGGTGATGGATACATCGTCCCCCCAGCCGCCCTTTTCCAGGAAATCCTGGTACGTGCCGTCGAACATGTGTGCTCCGAGGTCATCGAAGACAATCAGCCGATCGGCCAGGGCGTGCAGGAACATCTCGTTGTGGGTAACCATGATCACCGCCCCGTCAAAGGCGTCGATGGCCGCCAGGAGGGCATCGCAGGCGTCCATGTCCAGGTGGTTGGTGGGCTCGTCGAGCA
This window harbors:
- a CDS encoding B12-binding domain-containing radical SAM protein — translated: MKNQSILLIHPPVAKPGEPPAGLAKLAAALRADGIDCRTWDASLDGILGLLAKPAADATDTWTRRALAHRRENTDALRSISLYGNRDRYKRAVMDLNRVLYAAGKPAGVALSLANYTHPDLSPVRSGDLIRAAETFRDNPFFPIFSSQLEELFKEREPHVVGLSINFMSQALCAFAMIGCIRSMLGGATIVCGGGLVTSWLNIPGLGNPFHGLVDELVGGPGEARLISMCTGSRPDAPSTTGYDFSDMGMDRYLSPVPVRPYAASRGCWWKKCAFCPETAEDAPYRCEDAATTIDDLLRLNARFPAGLIHFLDNALSPRLLEEMTGRPPGLPWYGFARVTRHLADADFVQRLKQSGCVMLKLGIESGDQQVLSALGKGIDSEMAASVLHTLHKAGIATYVYLLFGTPAEDEARARRTLDFTLAHSGAIDFLNLAVFNLPAHSREAAQLETLDFYEGDLSLYREFVHPGGWNRDRVRRFLTREFKKPAPIRRILNNDPPFFTSNHAPFFHSTPI